The Anolis carolinensis isolate JA03-04 unplaced genomic scaffold, rAnoCar3.1.pri scaffold_49, whole genome shotgun sequence sequence TACCTGCCCCATCAAATAGTCCAGAGAAATTCTGATCCTCTTTGGTTGATGACATAAAGACAAATTTGTCCTTGGTTCCGTGTTTGCTTCATACTTCCCATCTATACGTTGTACCGCCCAATACCCCCCACTAGGATCAAATACAATGGGGCCATTTCTGTTTGCTGACTCCCTAACCACTCCCACACCCCACCATTGCCCTCCTTCCACAATCTCAACTTCCCAGCAAATTTTCCCTGAGGTAAAGCCCTGCTGGGTTAAGACACTGGCCATGACATCGTATCTCTTAAGACCAGGAGCAACATTTTGCTTCATATCTTTCCATTTCACACTTTTTTTGTCTTCAGATATGAAGAGCTTGGGGAAAGCTGTGTCAGGATCCAGAGTCAGGTTTGCTGtgcagaggagagaaagaaaaaaaatcattgtgcTATCAAGATGCATTAGGCTCTTAAGACAAATGCAAGaactcattattgttgttgtaactAGCTGCCAGCCTGCAACTCTCAGACCTCAGAAAAAAGAAGAGGTGAGTTGTGGTCCTTCACTTTTTCTGGAGTGCAATTCCTAGCATTCTTTACCATTTGCTTTTTGCAGCTGAGAGCAATGGAACATGCAGTTCATCAaaatctagagcagagcttttcagatgttggtgacacatttttagatctgcatcattttgcaacaaggCAAAAGCAGCGTACAGGTAGCATGCAACTCCCCTGTtatgacagctccactggctaccagtcggctagtgagcagaattcaaagtgttggcttagcctataaatccctaaacagttccagcccagattacctgtctgaatgtatctctccctatgaatcatctcagagattaagattgtccggggaggccctgctctcagtcccaccttcttcgcaagcatgactggtgggaataagagacaaggccttctcagtggtggcccctcggctatggaactccctccataGCAACATTaggtcagctccctccctcctagcctttagaaggaAGGTAAAACCTTGGCTATGGGATAAGGCTTTTAGATGGTTTGGGCAGTGCAATAACAAATCTGGAAAATACTTCCCATTCCTTCCTGTTACTCTTTCAGAGAGAAAACCATAGGACTGATAAGAGAATGGCCTCTGAAAATGTAgtaattggggggtgggggttcaCCAACAGTGCAGTAGGCCTTCCACTTTCATAGCTTAAGGGTGGAGAACTCTCATGCAagctgaaaaaaattgaaaagttgCTATTTTTtccagcaagaaaaaaaatgtatcactagtcttccagtgtgactaaATGGCCAACCTCTGTTGGAAGACCTGCAGATGCCTAGAGAAATGCTCCCTCAAGATGTCTTTTGGTCCTTCAGAAtgactggaagttgaccatagattccTATAGAGAACACAATAATAAAATCTGGGTATAATgaaatctacaaaagttaaattcacaaatgtggaggTCCCAACTGTAATGTCTCAATATCCTTCTTGCCACAAAACCAACTAGTTGCAGGTAACCTCCAAGTTCTGGCtagggcagcccccccccccaatccctgaaatctctaaaatcaaatcATAAGTGGATATCAATTCACTTCAAATTTTGATTTCCTCCATATTTTCTCTGTTTCTCATTGCTGGCAATGAAAATATGTCTTCCCGACctggcaaaccccccccccccccccgaaatataTCTGGCTGTAGTCGAGCATGCCTCCCCCCATTAAAAATAGTTTATAATTAGGGAACTCATAGTTTTGCCACCAGGCAGGAATGATATAAAAGGAGTTAAGTCTTAGCCAACTCGCAAAAGGACTAACAACAACAAGGACCACTTTCCATTTTAGATCtgtgtacatttaatcaaggttttatatatatttatagcagaaattGACAGGTAACAAATATGCTGGAATCCATGTTTACAAAAAGCAGTGATCTTTGCTTGGCCTAAGCCAACAGCTAAACAACCCTGCTATTGTGTCGTACCCCAATTAATGACTCACAAAGGGATCCCAATGCTTTTTGTCTATCTAGGGTGAGGGACATTTCCATTTCCATGTGTTAGCCTGGGAAAGCTAAAAGGTTAGCAAAGGAAAagccaaaaaaaatattttataattttgcaCTTATTTCTCAAATCTAAAATGTATCCTTTATGCCTATACTTGCTCTCTGTGTCATCTTTGACTCACTTTTGCTGTTTCCTTGCTGCTGTGACTGGATTCTACTAAAACATATATAACTATGTATATAaaccatcatccacagctctttctctccttactccctcccttctttcacctCCAAATGTATCCTCCTTTCTCCCCAACTAACTCAGAGTCCCCAATCTCCCCACAGATGCCCAGACTTCCTTTCGTTGGGTCCCCCTCAGTATCCACGGACCCTCATGGCTCTGTATGTTTCATATGGTATATTTCATGTCTTAATATAAAACTTTGGAGGATGAAGCCACCCAGCAAGACCTTGGTGACTTTTCGCCACCGCCTCATGGCCCAGGAACTCTCCTCCAGCTATTTTCCCGGGCATCATCTCAATTATAAAGGATTCAATCACCCCATCACCTTTGGGCCAGTCCATCTCTACCTGCCCCATAAACTCCATCTGTGCCAAGGACAACAGAATCCAGAGTACAAGCCGCCTGTTCTTTGTGCAGCTACTTGGACACACAAAGACACTCATCACCTGGTATGACTACTAGTACTCCAGGAGGTCATGTTTTATTTTCCAACAATGACATTTCTCCTTTCCCAGAAACTGACCACCAATGGTTGGCCCTTCGTCAACCATTAGAGGGCGGGAATCTGCACTGGGAGCAGGGAATGCTCTCCCATTGGCTGGTGAATGCCGCAGTCCTTCCTCTGCAGGGAATCCTCCCTGATGTCAACTGAGCCTAGCCAATCACAGCAAAGCCTGGTCCAGCTGGGGTGGGAGTGGAAATTTCAAAGGActgtactgtataaaaatgtctgttttgcAATTTTATGGTATCTCAGCTTCCTTTGGTGGATGACTGCGAGATGGCTTAATAAAATACCTCGGCGGtttcttcttcaacttggtgagatttttTTGGGAACATTGGATTAGCTTCttcacaggcctgtagcgagggggggggggttaggggttcacccccccccccgaaatgtttcaagttattaaaaaaaatctcgtttactcatgaattttaactggttaaccaaatccccatgctaagtctatgagatgcaaaacattaagagtccctccaggcactatctcaagcagatattgacaggtttgtagcagggaggggtatgtgctaggggttcaaccccccccccccccgaaattttcaaaacccctcccgaaatttttttctggctatggccctgcttctTCATCTTGCCAGGTGCATGCGGATTCACAGGTGTCCCACTGCTGGTACAGTATCTGCTTAACGGGACTCGATATCCGTGCTTCAGGTTCTGCTATCCACAGCCTGGGTATCACTATCCATGGCTGgtttaaattgctctatttcatgGCTACAAGGGTTGCCAGGTCAAAGGTCTGAAATCTCAGGGACAAAACCTGAGATCTTAGGGCAAGCTCTCATGTTATCATGGGGCTGACACTGGTGATGTTATTAATCATGATATTTCGAGCATTGGCTATAGTTGGAGGGGCGattcgcagcgctctctggaccatcctccaaaaaatcgggtgccctgacaaatttgtgaacatcctgcggctcctccatgatgacatgatggcaacagtcttggacagcaacggctcccaaagtgacccatttaaggtggaatcaggtgtcaagcagggatgtgttattgcccctgtcttattttccatcttcatcgctatgatacttcaccttgttgatgggaagcttccgaccggagtggaaatcatctatcggacagatggcaaactatttaatctcagcagactgagagccaataccaaggtcaccacaacatctgttctagaactccaatatgctgatgacaatgtagtctgtgcgcattcagaagaagacctacaagccactctcaacaccttcgcagaagcatacgagaagctcggcctctcactgaacatcgagaaaaccaaagtgctcttccaacaggcaccagctaatccctctgcaaagccaggaatacagcttaacggtgtaacattagaaaacgttgaccatttccgctaccttggcagccacctctccacaaaagtcaacatcgacaccgaaatacaacaccacctgagctctgcgagtgcagcatttttccgtatgaagcagagagtgtttgatgaccgggacatccgtagagataccaaggtccttgtttataaagccattgtcctcccaaccctgctctacgcctgcgaaacgtggactgtgtatagacgtcacaccaaactcctggagcatttccatcagcattgcctcaggaaaatcctgcaaatctcttgggaagacaggaggacaaatgtcagcgtgcttgaggaagcaaagactaccagcattgaagcgatgctcctacgccatcaactccgctggactggccacgttgtccgaatgcccgatcaccggctctcaaagcagttactctactccaaactcaagaatgggaaacagaatgttggtgggcaggaaaagagatttaaagatgggctcagagccaaccttaaaaactgtggcatagacactgagaactgggaagccctggcccttgagcgctctaattggaggtcagctgcaaccagcagtgctgcggagttcgaagaggcacgaatggagggcttaagggagaaacgtgccaagaggaaggagcgtcaagctaaccccgaccgggaccgccttccacctggaaaccgatgtcctcactgcgggagaatatgctggtcaagaatcggtctcttcaaccacctaagaacacacaccaaagatggaagacaatcgtcctcgagctacgagggatctgTCCCACTTCAacaggatcgcctaagtaagtaagtaatagttgGAGGGaaaaaacatgcacatgcacacactttcTAGGATAGCAGTCTTTCCCTGAGATTCTTCTTCCTTGCCCTGAGGACTGATGAAGAAGCTCAGGATAGAGAGATCTGGCAACCTGGAGATCTGGCATCCAAACTATTGCTTTGTCAGTTCAAAGTCTGAAATCATAACCATAAAGgtacaaatatttttattagcagcaaaaaaaaaaaagatgaagttACCTGTTATACTGTCTTTAGCAGTTCTGCAAGGGATGCAGTTCTGTAGGCAACTCTGTATCAGGTTGTGAGGAGGCTTGTTGTAAAAAGTATCTTCAGCCTGGTTTGTGTGAGGGTTTCCATAAGAATAATCCTGCAAAGCTTAGAACATAGTTTGATTTCACAATGAGATCACTATCTATTTAACAATATTTACGGAAAAATTGAATCTTATTTAGACTAGTCATTCTGGTTGAAGTTTCTTTATTGACCTTTTTATGGACAATAGAGGTTCCTTATTTACCTTTCGACTAAGTTATTttgtattataaaaacaaaatacccaCAGAAAACAACTTTCAACAGAATATTTGCCTAGAAttgaaaaccctggtttgtggtgaattaatttgttagtgggtttattccgtGTCTTCTTGGAAGGCAcaggataaacccactacttccacTGTCTGGACTGCTCCCTCAAAAGTTCTGGGCTTTTGAAGGTGAATGTTCCTGGATCCTCATCCACATAGAAAGAACACAGCACATATATTACTTACCTGGGAGATTGAGAAGGATAAGAACCAAGATCAAAGCAACATTTCCTGCCACTGAGATGCCAAGACCAATTTTCCACCAGAGAAGATTGGAGAAACAACCTGTGGAATAGGAAGTCAACTGATGAAATTGAGCATTAGTTCCATGCTTTGCCTTCACACACTTACTAAATGAATGTGCATCTTTGACTAAGGACAGTATGACATGAGGCTTGAGGCTTTCCTTTACATGAAGGTTTGAGCACATGTGATTGCACTACTTATCACAAAATCTTGTTGCATTGTGGTTTATCAAGTTACCGCTGTAGTTTGACTATACCTTGTATCTTACAGGAGAAGCCCATGAATGGTATCCTAAAAGTGTGTTGTTCCAGTGCTGAAGTGGAACTAGTACTGCTGCAGTGATATTGGGTGAATCCACATGGCCTTGTAAGCATATTGTGGGCATAATTTTTCTCTACTTCTCTTTTCCCACGTTGTGGCCATACAATCTTCAGTTAGTGTTTGGAGAAGACCTCTGTCTGCACTGCCATCACTTTATCCTTTGCCCTAGAAGTGAATTTTTAAATAACATCAATTTTGCCGTTTTCTTTCTGGTCACTATCAGGTTTCCTACTAGTTGTACAGTCTTTTCCTTCATAATGCAGATATACTTTTGGAAAAGGTACTGCTTGATGTGTCTAGCTACATTTATGAACATGGTTACAGTGTTGTTAACACATGCTGCCTTTTGAATGTGGGTCCACATCTTTAATTACAATGTGCTACACTGGATTCAAATGAACAAATGTTGTCAGAgttctgatgttttggccttgacaTCCCAAAACCAGGTTAGGCACTGATAATTACACCAACACCCCATGGCAACATAAACTAATTTGTAAAAGGTAGGGATTCATAGTTATCATCCTCTTTAATTAGCAATGCCTGCCTACGTATTATGATGGGAGGCGTGGAAAGATAAATGTCTtcatcccaattcaaggtgcagaccatcatttataaagccctaaacggtttgggacccgcctaccttcgtgaccgcatctcctactataaacctgcccgagcccttcgttcatctggggaggccctcctgtctccactgcctttatcacaggcccgccttgtgggaacaagggagagggccttttctgctgtggccccccgtttgtggaactcactgcccattgagatcaggctagcccccactcttttagcctttaggaaagttttaaaaacatggctcttccggtgtgctttcagagagtaattgtatatacctcctgtgtttctctccccaacatgtattctgtagaccctgttcccatggttttattcttatctcttcttaccccgagtttttaaccttgtgtccatgcggcccgcccttgttatgttatgctacgttctgcttttttgttctgtattgtgtagtgttattgttgcattgtttaattgcattctgatatgttgtttttatattttgtctattgtattgtcttgggcatggccccatgtgagccgccccgagtccccgttggggagatggtggcggggtataaataaagttttattattattatattattattcatgggAACACGGAAAACTGTAACTGTGTTATTGTGAAGTGGCACAGTAACAAAAACACATGCTGAGTTTGTGATAAGGAACCAAATCTCAAAATTGTTTAGTTCTTccaatatataaaaaaacaacaagtaggtttcagaccagggaaaaactataCATGTCAAATTCttaatctgactgagcatattgaggaaAGCTATGGGAAAGGCTGCATTATGGGAGCAGTTTTTGTAGACCCTACAGCAGCCTATAGCACGGTGCAACATAGGAAAATGCTTTATAAAGTATATCATATTACCcaggactatgattttacaaaaactgtccagaccctcctggaaaaccgctgCTTCTATGTGAAGTTTCAGAGCAAGTAaaatagatggaggaggcaatACAATGCTTTagcccaaggcagcattcttgcaccgaccttgtttaacatctttactaatgataagccacaaccaccaccaaaagctttatatatgctgatgaccttggactAACaatacaagcaaaagattttgaaacagttgaaaagaaaCTCACTAATGCCCTGAAAgctctctccagctactacaccTGAagtctaaccctgccaagacataagtgtgtgctttccacctacataactgtgaagccaacagggaagtgaaagttacttgggaaggccaagagctcgaacactggtttgttgtatgttttcccagctgtatggccatgttctagaagtattctctcctgatgttttgcccacatctatggcaggcatctcaaGGGGAACTGCAGATGGATGTTGTCTGGCACATAAGTACAGGCAATTGTTAAATTTCATTGTGGTGAAGTCTGAAGTTGTTAATGATGGATAACATATGTGACAAAATGCATTAACTCTATCATACACTCATTACAATCCCTGTCTAATTAAGAATGATATATATTGGGCTCAAAAGATCATTTGGGCTCAACccaatataaataaagtctttCTCAATCTTTAAAAGTTCTCTATCAGTTAAAAGGAAATAGTAATGTTATGCTCAGCAGCCTCTGAATCCAATAATTGTGACAATGTATATTTGCATATTGCAAGGGACCTTTCAGTGGAGATCTCTAtctttttaatttgttgtccagaCAAACTTGCCACGGGATCAAATAAGAGGTTGGAATAATATATTTTCAGTAATTCACATTTTTGCCCCTTCAAAAACTCAATTTGCTTATACCTCAACTAACCAGACTTTCAAATTAGAGCAATGTTTAGCTTCCAGTGAGCAATCAGAAATCAAAACATGTTGGGATGCAAGATGTGAATATGCGAAAGATCACATATTAGTATATAAGCATGTCTGTTACTACTTAAGGGAGTGCACTtatcaatacaggcagtccccgaattacaaacatccgacttacaaacaacttagttaagaatgggggtgagacatcagggagtgagagaaatcttcccctaggaagcaaaattcactcctggaagagttttcatggggaaaatgtgtcacCACTGAatgtgtttccacaacaagccacatttttcaaaatcctattatcaaagggacagaaaggaaagttaaatcttctgaacagggtcacagagagcaaaacaaacaccacaggggtgttaactcatTGCTATACTAGCCAAAGCttactcctctctctctttctctgtctctgtctctgtctctgtctctctctctctctctctttcttgtttttgtaacttggggactgccaacCATCTATATGCCATAGTTTAACTTGCAGTTGCAGAACATGGAACATCATCCAAATACCACTGATAGTTTTTAAATGCCATAAgaggaaaatttaaaatattatgttacATCTAGAATTTTTAACCATCATCCCACAATCAGGGAATATCAGACCACCTTATATGGATCTATGGCCCCATCTATTGAACGTTGCATAGTAAATTTATATAGAAATACTTGCTTGAAAGtccttggttttattttattttttattttagttgtAGTGAAGATATTTCAGTGACTGTTTCCAGAAAGGGGGTTGCCCATTTTCTTCTAAAGATAATGTTTGCTTCTTTTTAGAGCTGTGTTGAAAAATCATCTAAGAAGATCTCCTTTAAAATATGGCTTTTCTAGGATACATTCTATGATAGAGTTAATATCAAAGCAACTCTGCATTGCTTTGCTGATATTGGCAGTCAAATGTTTGTACTGACGTTCAGGAATTCATCAGATCAACCAGACATGAACAAGTAAAAACATGTCTGACCTTGTACTGCATGAGAAGAGTAAACCACACATGTAGGTGGTATGTAATTCTTTGTCAAGGTTGTCCTTGAAGGAAGAATTAAGAACTGTTAGCAATTTTCTTTCTGCTGTGAGAAAGTACTTAAAACAGTGCACTTTTCAAGGCCTAATAATACTTTGAGACTTATTCTAGGCAAAATTAGCAAGTGGGTTTTtcgatataaacaaacaaacaagcatttTCTGCACTGTAAATGTTTGCGCTTCCACCAAATAAAATGtcagttttctgtgcaaaaaagtgAAACTTTTGCACAGAACAGATCCTCAGCTGCAAAGACCAATCCAGAACGTTTCCTCACCAAATTTTTCTGACACTTGAGAAACATGGTCTTCTAtaattttctgattttttaaaaatatatattctttccaaCCCTAAGGTGTTTAGAGTTAGAGAGCACTGGTACTTTTTCACAATGAAGTCATTGGTTGCAGAAACCTCTTTTGGTGATTTCCTGCAATTGGATATTTTCCTCAGTGTTTTGTCAGGAAAAAAGTATTTCTCCATTCACTCTAACAGCTAAACAAAAGTTTTTGTTGTCTAATGTTTATATGATTGCAAATCAACTGGAGTTATTTCTGTCAGTGATTAAAGTTGAAGAAGCCCTAATATGAGAGCCATTAGTGCTATTTAATTTGTGCAGTGAATAGACTGGGAACAAGATGCGAGAGGGAGAGAACAGCAAGAAGTTAAAAGAGTGTCATTTCTCCCTGATGCTTGCAAAATACTACATCTATTTATAATGCAAAATGAAATAGAATAAATGACTGCATGTGAATATCTAATGCAACTCTAATAAACCCCAAGTAATTTGTTATTGTTAATCGTCAAACCAACTTATGGTGGTGATCGTATGTATGAGAAACGCCTTGAATCCCCTtgagtgagaaaggcggggtaaaaatgttgtaaataaataaataaataaatggctattCTCTCCACCATAGTGTTGCTTCTCCTTTTTTGAATGCCAGGACATGAAAATAGGAGCAGCCAGCATTCCCCTTTCCATAGTGTGacctttgacttatccatgggtcatttcAAAATCCATCGTTTTGCCTGCCTCCCAAACCTGCTTTTGATGTATGAGGTCAACTTTTACatgaatgtatgtatatatatatatacatacacacacacacacacacacatatatataacatctaatgtggtcttcctcttttcttactgccttcctTTTTACTGAGAACTCACATAATTTCTAATAAATCATGCTGGTATGATGACATATTAAAAGTGAAACAGCCTTGGTTTAGGACTTTTGGCTTCTTTGGGAAGTGCAGAATTAATTTGCTCTACAAAACCTTTATTTGGATTTTTGACAGTCCACTTTTTCCAACACCATATATCAATATTTTGACATAATTCTTCCCCAtgagcacatttcaaatgagtcaaATCTCTGAATTGTTCTAAAGCCACCTATCTCCTCATCTTTCTCCTCTGGCACAGACCGATGTTCTTAGCACAGAAAGGGGTGAATTCagaagaagattttttttaaaaaaaaaacacacagcagggcttggaaaagttgctgggggaggggggggactaCCAGTCTCCTGGATATGGGATTCGCTGAGTTATATTCTAAACAAGGAACTTGCCCAAGCTTTGAAATTTCGTCTGTTTGgcatccattactgatgacataaAGGCTACATTCAAAATGAAGAGGTTGCTTTTGAGCTTGTGTCCTGCTGGTGGGCATCCCATGGGTCACTGAGCATACAGAACAGCAGAAAAGAATAAGCCAGTGATGGAACCCATCACAACTTTCCAGCCATTAAAATATGTTATAAATCCTGTTGAAACAGTGTTGCTTACAACTTGTTCAAATATCACTGCATTCAATATGCAAGACTGTCACAGTGCTGGTCTTGGTGCTGGAAAACAGTAACAATCCTTTGGTCagtcattctcaacctgtggctccccagattttttgcctttaactcccagaaatcctaaccgttggtaaactggctggggtttctgggagttgtaggccaaaaacacttggggaccccaggttgagaaccactgccctaggtgaAAAGTCACTATTTGGACTTCAAAGATCTTGCTCTCTCTTTTCTCACTTgctttctctcacacactctcCTTTACACACAAACACCTGCAAAGCAAAGCACTTTCCGCTTTCCATGTTGTCAATAAGGAgggaaaaaacaaagtttataaAAAGCCAAGCTCTTATTAGATCAAGAGTGGGAACtgtgtagccttccagatgttggccAGCAACCTCCAGCTTTCTTCACTGGCAGGGACTGCTAGAAATTAATTTAACAGCATCTAGAAGGTTCAGCATTCTCACCCATGTTACAACTCACAACtatgatacatttttaaaatcttcccTTCATGTTACTTCAGTTGTGGGGTGGGAAGAGATAAAATTTTAAATCAGTACCTTTGCTTCCAGTAGAAGGTTTTGTTGCACAGAAGTTCCTTAATTTTGGGTCTATACTCATATATCCCTCTTCATCTTCCATCCTCCCGAGTTCCTTTGAAGTCTTGGTTGCAAGTAAGAGAGTCTTTGGAAGAGGAAGTGGCAGATCCTTGAAATTATTAAAATGGGAAGCCTGTTGCAATTATGTAAATGGACTTGGAAAACCAGCCTGCTGAGTTTCACTCTGTTGGAATCTACGAGTAGATTATCCCACGCATAATATTTGTAACAGACATCCAATGGCCTCTAAGCCAAACCTTGAAGAAGATGGCCTTTTGTTAATTGATGAAGGAAGTATGGGCTTCATATCCTCTCCCACTCACACACAAGCGTTGGAATGAATGCCACATTCACTTCACTTCCACTTCCCAATCTGTTGAAGTAAGCAAGACTCCAGTCCTCCACACCACAACTGTTGCAGGAGAAATCACATGACTAGATTGTGAAAGAAAAGGGAGGTAACCCACTTAGCTATTGTATTAAATGTACAGAGCTAAAGTCATGCACAACACTATGTTTTCATCCTCTCATTAGCTACTGTGCATGCCCCAGACATTGGAACAATTACTTTGATGGACAATTCTCAGAATCCTCAGCCAACTTGGCTGAAAGTCCTAATAAAGTTgtcctaaaaagtaacttttccaaggttgAAATATTCTCCTTTGCTTCACTTCATCTTCCTCACAGTTTACAGATCCTTCCCAGAGTTACTGAGAATATTAGCCAGAGTAAAAGTATTCCATGATTGTATTACCATATATTCTTGCATATTAAGCATGTGTAGTTTCCTCAGAATTATCGGATGTTTAGAAGTAATTTGGATTTCTGACTCACATTAGCCCGTTGGAAGTAACCTATAGTTTTGAAGTGTCTGGAGACAGTCCTTTGGATGGCTCAAAATTAGCCTTGGAATAatgactttgttttgttttgtttttttgcaactaAGCCTGCTgggaagcatcatcatcatcatcatcatcatcatcatcatcatcatcatttaattacttattaatcgccctccatccacgatgctctaggcgatttacaagataaaattgtaaaggataaaaatacatacatacaaatattgattaaaaaattaaaatagattaaaagctctagtaaagagccatgtcttgagtgctagggtaaaaggccctaactcacgcatggctctcatatagggcggcaaggcattccataaggcaggggcagaaacagaaaaagctctgcgcctggtcctctccaagtgcacttctctaggacccggtacatagagtaagtctcgttgggatgg is a genomic window containing:
- the LOC103280584 gene encoding butyrophilin subfamily 1 member A1 isoform X1 produces the protein MLTRPCGFTQYHCSSTSSTSALEQHTFRIPFMGFSCKIQGCFSNLLWWKIGLGISVAGNVALILVLILLNLPALQDYSYGNPHTNQAEDTFYNKPPHNLIQSCLQNCIPCRTAKDSITANLTLDPDTAFPKLFISEDKKSVKWKDMKQNVAPGLKRYDVMASVLTQQGFTSGKICWEVEIVEGGQWWGVGVVRESANRNGPIVFDPSGGYWAVQRIDGKYEANTEPRTNLSLCHQPKRIRISLDYLMGQVAFFDGDTHAELFIFPKTTFSGEKIFPWFLIHKWNGELMIHP
- the LOC103280584 gene encoding butyrophilin subfamily 1 member A1 isoform X2, giving the protein MEDEEGYMSIDPKLRNFCATKPSTGSKGCFSNLLWWKIGLGISVAGNVALILVLILLNLPALQDYSYGNPHTNQAEDTFYNKPPHNLIQSCLQNCIPCRTAKDSITANLTLDPDTAFPKLFISEDKKSVKWKDMKQNVAPGLKRYDVMASVLTQQGFTSGKICWEVEIVEGGQWWGVGVVRESANRNGPIVFDPSGGYWAVQRIDGKYEANTEPRTNLSLCHQPKRIRISLDYLMGQVAFFDGDTHAELFIFPKTTFSGEKIFPWFLIHKWNGELMIHP